The DNA window TCGCGTGCGATCTCGGCGAGATTGCCGCGCTGGTGACGCAACGCGCCCATCAGCTCCACAGCCACCCGCTCGACCAGATCGCCCACGGTGTCGTCGGGACCGACGCGGATCCCGAGCGGGACGACGTTGACGAACATCCCACCCGACCGCCGCAGCACCGCAGTCGTCCGCCCCGACACCGGGACATCCACACGAACGTCTCGCCGGCCCGTCATGCGCGAGAGGTAGCAGGCGAACGCAGCGATGATCATCGCAGCGGACGTGCTGCTCGCCCTGCCCTCGGAGTCCTCGAGCCGTCCGGCCGTCCGTTCGTCGAGCGACGTGGTCACGAGCAGATCGCGGGCGACGGCCCCGCCGTCCCGGTCGGACAGACTCACCGGCTCCGCGAGCGTTCGCAACCGCTCGATCCAGTAGGCGCGGTCCGCCTCGAATCGGCTCGACGCCCGGTACCGACAGTCGAGGTCGTACAGGGTGCGCAGGTCGGCCGCCCGGCAGGGTTCCGGTTCGCGCCCGGCCACCGCCGCCGAGTACAGGACCGCGATGCGGTTGACCATCGTCATTGCGGCATACCCGTCCAATGCGACATGGTGAACTCTGCTGTACCACAGATACTTCGCGTCGCCGACCTGCAAGATCGACGACAGCCCCAGCGCGTGCGTGGGGTCCACCGGCGTGGACCGGTCTTCGCGCATCCACGCATCCGCCGCCGCCGCGGGCTCCGGCTCACCACGAAAGTCGATGAACCCCACCGAGTTGTCCAGCGCGGGGTCGACGACCTGCCTGGGCTGCCCGTCGATCTCGATCAACCGGAGGGACGCGCACTGTACTTCGCGTCCCGCCGTCAGAGCCGCCCGGCGGAGGAGATCGAGGTCGAGATCACCTCGGAACTCGACGTACTGAGCGATGCAGTACGGAAGATGGGGAGCCAGTCGCTGCGCGAGCCAGACCTCGTACTGCATCGATGACAACGGAAAAGGTTCCGGGACAGCGATTTCCATCGAAAGGGACTTGCTCGTGGTTGACATCGGCTCCGCCTGCTCGTCCATCGGAGTGCACTTTGTCGTGTCGCGTCGGGCGGCACGTCCGAGGGACGAACCGGTCGACGCGCGAGGATTGCCGACGTGCTCGGCGAGTGCCCGATATCGGACCAGCGATGGGGGCTTCTCGCTCGCACGTGCCGACCGCGCCACCGGGTCCGGGGTGGTGGAAACGACGCATCTGGCGTCGGGGTCACATCGTGACCGGTCTCCCATTTTGCCAGAGCGACCAAACGTGCGCCACCGACCAAAGTGCTTGATGCCGACAGCGCTCGGTGTGGATAGCCTGGAATCGTGGCGCGACGAACGGCCGGAGAGACCCGGACCCCATGAGTGAAGGACAACTGGTCCGGGCGCTCCGAGAAGTGGCGGAGGCCCTCGCTCCGGGCTTCGACACCGTCGATGTACTTCGCATCCTGACCGACCGCACGGTGGAACTGGTGGGGATCGACGCGGCGGGGATCCTCCTCGCCGACGAGCGTGGACGTCTCGAGTCGGTGGCGTGCACCTCCGAGGCGGTGTGCACGCTCGAGAAGTTGGAGCTGGAGGATGCGGGTGGCCCCTGCTACGACTGCTTCACCACGGGACGTCCGCTCGTCAACCTCGCACGCGACACGGCGTCGGCGCGCTGGCCGCGCTTTCAGCACTTGTCGGGAACGGTCGGCTTCGGAGCCGTCCACGCCGTTCCGTTGCAGCTGGGGGACCGGGTGATCGGGTCACTGAACATGTGCTGCATCGCCCCCGGCCGACTCCGCGCGGAGGATGTCGAGACAACCCGCGCACTGGTCCGCATCGCCGCCGTCGGCCTGCTCCACCAGCGCACCGCACGCAGCGCGCAGGAGGAGGCCGCTCAACTACGACACGCACTGACCAGTCGGGTCGTCATCGAGCAGGCCAAGGGGATGCTCGCTCGGGGAGTCGGATGCACCCCGACGGAGGCCTTCGATGTCCTTCGCCGATACGCCGCACCCACGGCCGACCGCTCCACGACGTCGCGGAGGAGGTCGTCGACGGCACGCTGCATCCGCCGACGACTCCCGGCTGAGCGGCACCTACAGGCACCCGTCGGTCCGCGAGCACGCAGCCCCGGAGCTTGCGGGGGGGGACGAACCTATCCCCGCGCCATGTCCACGAAGCGCGAGTAGTGCAGCTGGTGGGCGACGGTGATGGTGGCAGTGGGACCGCCGCGGTGCTTGCCGAGGATGATGTCGGCCTCGCCGCCGCGCGGGTCGTCCCGCTCGAAGGCGTCGGGGCGGTGCAGCAGCATGACCATGTCGGCGTCCTGCTCGAGCGAACCGGACTCGCGGAGGTCGGAGACCTGGGGACGCTTGTCGGTGCGCTGCTCGGGACCACGGTTGAGCTGACAGATCGCGATCACCGGAACCTCGAGTTCCTTCGCGAGCAGCTTGAGGCTTCGCGAGAATTCCGAGACTTCCTGCTGGCGGGACTCGACCTTCTTGCCCGACGACATCAGCTGCAGGTAGTCGATGACGATCAGCCGAATGTTGTGCTTCTGCTTGAGCCGGCGCGCCTTCGCGCGGATCTCCATCATGGTCAGGTTGGGGGAGTCGTCGATGAACATCGGCGCCTCGCTGATCTCACTCATCCGCCGCGCCAGACGCGTCCAGTCGTCGTCGGACATCTTGCCCGAGCGCATGTCCGAGAGCTTGATCTTCGCCTCCGCCGACAGCAGACGCATGACGATCTCGGTCTTGCTCATTTCCAGCGAGAAGATGACGCTCGCCATGCCGTGCTTGATGGAGCACGACCGCATGAAGTCCATCCCGATGGTCGACTTACCCACGCCGGGGCGCGCCGCGACGATGATCATCTGGCCGGCGTGGAGCCCGTTGGTGATCTCGTCGAGTTCACTGAATCCGGTGGGCACGCCGAGTGAGATTCCACCGCGGCTGGCGATGGAGTCGATCTCGTCCATCGTGGGCTGCAGCAGCTCCTCGAGGGGCAGGAAGTCCTCGGTGGTGCGGCGCTCGGTGACCTCGAAGATCTCGGCCTGCGCCCGGTCGACCACCTCGGCGACGTCCTGGCCGTCGGAACCGGCGTAGCCGTACTGCACGATCCGGGTACCGGCATCCACGAGACGCCGCAGGATCGACTTCTCGGCGACGATCTCGGCGTAGTAGGCGGCGTTGGCCGCGGTAGGCACCGTCTGGGTCAACGTCACCAGGTAGGGGGCCCCGCCGATGCGACGCAGTTCGCCGCGACGATCGAGTTCCGCGGAGACCGTGACCGGGTCGGCCGGCTCACCCCGGCTGTAGAGATCGAGGATCGCGTCGTACACCGACTGGTGGGCGGGGCGGTAGAAGTCGCCGGGGCGCAGCACCTCGAGGACGTCGGCGATGGCGTCCTTGCTCAGCAGCATGCCGCCGAGCACCGACTGCTCGGCCACCATGTCGTGCGGAGGCTGCCGTCCGAACTCCTCGCTGGGCTCCTCCGGGGGTCCCGGGTACTCGGAATGCCCACGATCATCTACAACCGCCACGCGACCGCCTTCCCCGCGACCAACTTCGACCCGTCCCGCACCGCCTCGACGGCGGCCGGGACGGCGCCTCTCACCACTGTTGTACCCGCGCACCCCGACAAATCCGGGCCGCCTCGCGGGCGACTCGAGAGACACGCTCGCGACGACGTTAGGGGTCGGGGAGCAGTCCACCAAACCCGCCTGTGTACACAGTTGTGGATGAACTGGGGACGCTGCACCCACACCTTGTTAACCGGTTGGGGAGTACTGGGGATAACCTGGGGACAGACCAATATCACACTGAACAATTTGCAGGTAGAGGGCGGTTTTCGTTTTCACAACCCTGTGGATTGCGCGCTGCGCGGCGTGTCGGCCAAGTTGACAAGCCGGGCGTGTTGGGTAAACAAACGTCCAACCTCGGTATGGCCCAGCACACAGAAACGGCACCGGGTGGCGAATCTATCCACAGGACTTCCCCAGGCATGCGAAAGGCCCCGCGGACGCAGTGTCCACGGGGCCCTCCATAGAACGGGTCGACTACGCGGCGACGACGTTCAGGTTGAACTTGGCGGCAACCTCGGGGTGCAGGTTGACCACGATCTGGTGCTTGCCGGTGCTCTTGATGTGAGCCTTCGGCAGCTCCAGGCTGCGCTTGTCGACGACCGGGCCGCCGGCAGCCTTGAGGGCGCCTGCGACGTCGGCCGCGGTGACGGAGCCGAACAGCTTGCCCGAGTCACCGGCGGTCTTCACCGACAGCGACACGTCCTCGAGGCCCTCGATGGCAGCCTTGAGCTCCTTGGCGTGATCGAGACCACGGACCGCGCGCGCGTCCTGGGCGCGACGGATACCCTCGACCTGCTTCTGGGCACCGCGGGTGGCGACGATGGCCAGACCGCGGGGGAGCAGGAAGTTACGGCCGTAGCCGTCCTTGACCTCAACGGTGTCGCCAGGCGCACCGAGGTTGTCCACGTCAGCGGTGAGAATCAGCTTCATGTCGTCCCTCCCTTTCCTAGCGGGCCGTCGAGACGTAAGGCAGCAGGGCCACCTCACGCGAGTTCTTGACGGCAACCGCGATGTCCCGCTGGTGCTGGACGCAGTTGCCGGTGACACGGCGAGCGCGGATCTTGCCGCGATCGCTGACGTACTTACGCAGCAGCGTCGTGTCCTTGTAGTCGATCTGCGTGTTCTTTTCCTTGCAGAACGTGCAGACCTTCTTCTTCATAACCTTGTCGCGCAGCGGCGGCTTCGGCATGTCTATCTCCGTTTTCTGGATGCTGTCGATCGGTTACGGATCAGAACGGCGGTTCGTCGTCCGAGCCCTGGGAGCCTCCGAAGGAGCCCGCCTGCGGCGCGCTACCCCACGGATCGTCTCCGCCTTGGCTGAAGTTGTTGGACGCCGGGCGTCCGCCGCCGGATCCGCCGGAGGAGCCACCGAAGCCGCCTCCGCCACCACCACGGTTGGCCTTGTTGACCTTGGCCGTGGCGTAACGGAGCGAGGGGCCGATCTCGTCGACCTCGAGCTCGACGACAGTGCGCTTCTCACCTTCGCGAGTTTCGTAGGAGCGCTGCTTGAGCCGGCCGCTCACGATCACTCGCGAGCCGCGGGTCAAGCTCTCCGCCACGTTCTCCGCCGCCTCGCGCCAGATGTTGCAGCGCAAGAACAGCGCCTCGCCGTCTTTCCATTCGTTGGTCTGACGGTCGAAGGTGCGGGGGGTGGACGCGACCGTGAAGTTCGCGACCGCTGCACCCGCGGGGGTGAAACGAAGCTCGGGGTCAGCCGTCAGGTTTCCGATGACGGTGATGACGGTGTCGCCTGCCATGTGGTTCCTCCTGCTGTGTGTGGAGTTCCTGTTGTTCGAGAGCCTAGGTGCCGGCTCGGACAAGTAGCCGTCCGAGCACCTCGGCCCGAATCACACGGAAATCACTTGCCGTGGCGCAGGACCTTGGTACGAAGCACCGACTCGTTCAGCCCCAGCTGACGGTCGAGCTCGTTGACGGTGGCCGGCTCGGCCGTAAGGTCGATGACCGCGTAGATGCCTTCGGCGTTCTTGGCGATCTCGTACGCGAGACGACGCTTACCCCACACGTCGACCTTGTCGACACTGCCGCCATCCTTACGGACGACGTTGAGGAACGTATCCAGCGACGGGGCGACAGTGCGCTCGTCCAGGCTGGGGTCGAGAATGACCATCAGTTCGTAATGACGCATAAGACCTCATCACCTCCTATGGACTGTGAAACGGCCACGGACTGTCCGTGGCAGGAGGGTCGTTGCGTCAGCAACCTTTGCAGGGTACACGAGGCCCCTGTGACCTGCGAAATTGGCCTTCCGCCCGCCGCACGCCGGAACTCGGCCACCCCACACGACCCGCCGATCGCCCTACGCTGGACGGCATGCGGACGGAGGCGAGAGTCCGGGCCGGAACCATGGCCGCGGTCGTCACGGCCTGCCTGTTCGCCCTCGTCGTTGCCTACCTCGGCAAGGCCCGCTGCGCGGGCCCGCCCTTCGCCCCCGACGGCCGCAGCCTGATTTTCGACCGGATCAAGGACAGCGACGTCTGCTACTCCGACATCCAGCTGCTCTGGCTGGGCCGCGGCCTCGACCTGCACCTCCCGCCGTATTCGGGCGGTATCACCCCGGCCGGGCTGCTGGTGCCCGGCACCGTCGAGTACCCGGTGCTGAGCGGGTCGTTGATGTGGCTCGGTGCGCTGGGTGCTCACACCGACGCCACGTTCCTGCTCCACTCGGCGCTGCTGCTGGCGCCGTTCGGTCTGCTCACCGCGTGGCTGCTCGGCCGGCTCGCGGGGCGGGCCGCGCTGCTGTGGGCCGCGTCCCCGCCGCTGCTGCTGTACGCGTTCCACAATTGGGAACTGCCCGTCGTCGCGGTGGCGGTGGCCGCGATCGCCGTCGTGACGTCCCGGCGATGGTCGGTGCGCACCCGGGGGGTGCTCGCGGCCGTGCTGCTGGGCATCGGTTTCTGCCTCAAGCTCTATCCGGGCCTGTTCGTGTTGCCGCTGGCGCTGTTCGTCCTGACCGCCGGGGGAGTCCGGGACCGCCGCGACGTCCGGGGCGCGCTCGCCGTGCTGGGGTCCGCCGCGGCGACGGTCGTCGCGATCAACGTGCCGTTCGCGGTGGCCGATGCCGCCGGTTGGCGCGCGTCGTTCACGTTCCAGCAACAGCGGCAGGCGGACATCACCAGCAACAGCATCTGGTACTGGGGTCTGCGCCCGCTGATGGGCGGCGGCATCCGCGGCTCGGACGCGTACCACCAAGTGGTGGGTGTCGTCTCGCCGATGCTGCTGTGCGCGGCCCTCGGGCTGGCCCTGTGGTGGGGATGGAAGGAATTCGAACGCCGCGACGTCTACCCGTGGATCGGCGTCAGCGGCGCGATGCTGTGCGCATTCATGTTGCTGCACAAGGTTCATTCACCGCAGTACACGCTGTGGCTGCTGCCGTTCCTGGTGCTGCAGCGCGTGCCGTGGGGTCTCGTCGGCGCGTATCTGGCCGCCGATCTCGCCGTGGGGATCGGGATCTTCCGATGGTTCGACGCGCTCACCCGATCCGGTGACACCACCACCGAACTCGTCGTCCGGCTCGGTGTGTGGAGCCAGGCGGCGCTGCTGCTGGTGTTCTTCTGCCTGCTGGTGCGGGCGCCGCTGCGACGAGCTCCGGCACCGCCGCTCCCGCCGAAGGTAACTGTGCCCGGCCGGGCGAGCGACGCCCACACGCGCGACCTCTATGCTGCGGCCGGAACCGTCCGCCGGCCCGAACCAGGACCCCTCGAATGACCACACTCCCGCCGCCGCACGGCACTGCACGACGTCTCGCCGCCCCGATCGCGGTGCTGGCCGCGGCGGCCGCGACGTGCGGATTTGTCGCCTGGGCCGACCCGACGACCCCCGGCGGCGTGCTTCCGGCCTGCCCCACGAAGGCGCTGCTGGGCATCGACTGCCCGGGGTGCGGCGGCACCCGCATGCTGTATGCGCTCGTCCACCTCGACATCCCGAATGCGTTGCGTTACAACGCAGTCGGGGTAGCGGCACTGGTGGTGGCCGTCGCGGCGTACGGGGTGTGGGCGTGGGGACGTCTGCGCGCACGCCCGGTCCGGACGGGTCGGCGGCCGCGCTGGGCACCTCCGGCCGTGCTCGTCGTGCTGGCCGTGTGGTTCGTGGTCCGCAACATCCCGGTGGAGCCGTTCACGGCGTTACGGATCTGACACGCTGCCCGCGGTCCGGGACACCGGCTCCGGCACCCGCGGACGCAACGACGCCGGCAACCACCGCGGTGGGGCGTCCTCGGCCTGGTCGAGGACGCCGCCGACGGGGTCGTCGATGAAGCCGAACCGCACCAGGTCCTCCGACGGCCGGTAGATCTGCCGCAGCACCAGCACGCAGAGCGCGACGACGGCGACGTCCCGCAGCACGACGGCGCCGGTGAACCACTGTTCGGGCAGTCCCTTGTTCGCGACCCCCAGGTAGTACATCATCCTCGGCACCCACACCAGCGCGTCGATCGTCATCCACGCCAACAGGATCCGGCGGTGGGGGAGGGCCAGCACGGCGAGCGGCACCAGCCACAGCGAGTACTGCGGGCTCCACACCTTGTTGGTGAGCAGGAACCCCGCGACCAGCAGGAAGCACAGTTGCGCCACCCGCGGACGGCGCTGCGCGGTCAGGGCGACGTACGCGATTCCGGCGCACACGGCGACGAAGGCGAGCAGCGACACGGCGTTGAGCACGCTCGGGGACTCGCCGGGCGCGAGCGGGCCGTCGAATCCCGTCCAGCCGGTGAACGACGAGATCACGTTGTAGACCGAGTCGGGGTCGGCACCCCGCTCGGAGTTGAGCCGGAAGAACTCCGCCCAGCCACGCGGGAACAGCAGCGCGATGGGCAGATTCACCACCGCCCACGCCGCCGCGGCAGCTCCCGCCGTGCGCCAGAAGTCCCGCATCCGGCCCGCCCGCAGGCACAGCACCAGCAGGGGACCGAGCAGCATCAGCGGGTACAGCTTCGCGGCCCCGCCGAGCCCCAGCAGCACCCCGGCCAGCACGGGACGTCTACGCGCCCACGCCAGCAGTCCGCCGGACGCGAAGGCGGTCGCGAGCAGATCGAAGTTGGTGAAGGCGTGCACGATCACCAGCGGTGAGCACGCGACGAGGGCGGCGTCCCACACCCGCCGGCCGGCCAGCAGCGCACTGGCCCACACCGTCACCAGCCACGCCACCGCCAACCCGAGCGCGACGACGTTGAAGTAGATCACCACCTGCAGACCGCCGGGCAGCCACGGCGTTCCGTGCCAGGCCTTCGCGACGATCATCGAGCCGTACTGGTACAGCCCGGACAGCACCGGGTACTCCATGTACCGGCGCTGGAGCGACCCGTCCGCCAGCGGCTCCTCCCACCACTTCTTGTACGGGAAGGCGCCCTCGTCGAGGTGTTCGGCGCCGTACAGCGGGACGGTGTCCGAATAGCACATCGCCACGTACTGGCGGTTGCCGCTCCAGTCCAGTCCCAGCGCGCCGTCGGCGCCCACGGGCCCCTGCTGGATGCAGCCCGCCTTGGTGAACCAGCCCAGGGACAGGAACACGATCGCCAGCAACAGGATCACCCGCACGGGGGTGAAGAAACGGGTGCGGCCGATCAGCGCGTGGCGGCCGACGGGCCCGCCGATCGTCGCCGACAACCGGGACGTGAGCGGATCGGTGTGACCGGGCACGTCCCGCCAGTCCGCAGAACGCCGATCGGCGGCGAGTGGTGCCGGGGACACCAACTCGCCGCCGTCTCGGGTTTCCGTACCACCCGTTGTGCTTTCCGCCACTCCGCGAGGCTACCGGGAGCGGTCAGCCGGCGGGCTGCGGGACGGGTCGTTGCTGTCCGCGCGGCACCGCCCCGCCGCCGGCGGCGGGATCCTGTTCCTGCTCCTCCGGCGTCGACTCACTCGGCGCCTCGGTCCGGGTCGGCTCGGTGGTCCGGCCGGGCGCCAGACCCGGAATCGGGATCGTCACGCCCGGCAGGATCTCGACGTTGCTCGTGGTGATCTCGAGCGGCGGCTGCGTGGTGGTCGTCGGCGCGGTGGTCGACGGCGCGGCCGTGGTCGTCTTCGGAGCCGCGGGCGCCGAGTACGACGGCACCCCGGCGACACCGCCGATCGGGTCCGGCGTCGGGAACTTCTCGACGTCGGTGCCGTCGAGCGCGCCGTCCATCGTGGCCTTCCAGATGTCCGACGGCAGACCCGATCCGTAGATCATGCCGCCCCAGCTGTTCTCCAGCGGCAGACCCTGCTCGGTGCCCACCCACACGGCCGTCGACAGCGACGGCGTGTAACCGACCATCCACGCGTCCTTGTTGGCGCCGGTGTCACCGAGCTGCGCGGTGCCGGTCTTGGACGCCGACGGGCGCCCGCCCGCCAGGCCGTGGCCCCGCGAGTACGAGGCGATCGGGATCATCGCGGCGGTGGTGTTGTCGGCGACCGCCGGGTCGAGGCGATCCTCCCCGGAGGGCGTGCCGCGGTCGAGCAGCACGGTGCCGTCGGAGGTGACGACCTTCTGCACGAAGTACGGCTCGTGGTAGACGCCCGATGCCGCGAGCGTGGCGTACGCCGAGGCCATGTCGAGCGGCCGCGACTGGTACTGGCCCAGCACGATGCCGTTGTTGGGTCCGTTGCCGTCCGGCTCGGTGAGCGACTTGCCCACGCCCGGGATCTCCTCGGGGATACCGGCCTTGTGTGCGATGTCGGCGATGGCCTGCGGACCGTTGTCCATCTGCAGCATCATCCGGTAGAAGCTGGTGTTCAGCGAGCGCTTGAGGGCCTCCGCGATGGTGCACGTGCCGCAGGATTCGCCCTCGACGTTGCCGATGGAGATGCCGTTGACGGTCAGCGGGGAGCTGTCGTACATCTGCGACAGCGGGATGCCCTGGTCCAGCGCGGCGGCGAGACCGAACACCTTGAACGACGAGCCGGTCTGGAGACCGGCCTGCGCGAAGTCGTAGCCGGCACCGTCGGCGCCTCCGTAGTACGCGCGGACCGCACCGGACTTCGGATCCACCGACACGACGGCGGTCCGCAGGTCGGGCGACTCGCCCTCCATGTAGGTGTCGACGGCATCGATGGCCGACTTCTGTGCCTGCGGGTCGATCGTCGTGGTGATCTGCAGGCCCTCGGTGTTGAGGTCCTGCTCGCTGATGCCCGACGCCGACAGCTCCTGCAGCACCTGCTGCTTGATCAGCCCCTCGGGGCCGCTGCCGCCGCTGCCGTTGTCCACCTCGGCCGACGGGATGGCCTGCGGGAACTGGGCGGCGGCGCGATCCGCGGCGCTGAGAGTGCCGCTGTCGACCATGCCGTCGAGGACGTAGTTCCAGCGCGACTGGGCGCCGGTCGGATTGAACTCCGGATCGAGCCCGGACGGCTGCTGGATGATCGCGGCCAGCATGGCGCCCTCGGCGACCGACAGCTCCTCGACCGGCTTACCGAAGTACGCCTGGGACGCGGCCGCGATTCCGTAGGCGCCGCGACCGAAGTAGATCGTGTTGAGGTACGCGGCCAGGATCTCGTCCTTGGACCACTGCTTGGCCATCTTCGACGAGATGACCAGCTCCTTCATCTTGCGCGTGAGCGAGCGCTCGGACCCGACGAGCGCGTTCTTCACGTACTGCTGCGTGATGGTGGAACCACCGCCGGCGCTGTCGCGGCCGAGCACGTTGTCCCGCGCCGCGCGCGCGAAGCCGGTCACCGAGAAGCCCGGGTTGGAGTAGAAGTCCCGGTCCTCGGCCGCGAGCACCGCGTTCCGGACGTGGACGGGAATCTGGTCGATGGTGACCTCGGTGCGGTTGCCCTCCGGGGGCACGATGCGCGCGATCTCGGTCGACCCGTCCGAAGCGAGGACCGTCGCGACCTGATTGGTCTTCATGTCGCCGGGCCGCGGAACGTCCGCGAAGACATACGCGACCATGAACGCCAGAATCGGCACGACCAGACCCACCGCAACCACCGCGTACGCCGTGCGGCGCGCGATCTTCCACCGGTTGGAGGACGTCTTCTTCGGCGGCTTCGGCGGCTCGCCACCCGAACCGCCACCGGACTTGCGAGCGGTGGGCGGCGGGCCCACCGGCGGACGGCCGCCGGGGCCACGGCCCCCACCCTGCGCCGGACGCGGGCCCCCCTGCGCGGGACGGCCACCCTGCGGCGGACGCCCACCCTGACCCTGCCGCGGGCCGGGACGGCCGGCGGGCGGCGGACCCGGGTTGCGGCGCGGAGCCGGGCCGCCCGGTCCGCTCACAGGACGGCCGGGCTGCTGCCCGGCCGGTCGTCCACTGTGTTGTGGCCCGTTGGGGCGGCGCGGTCCGGAAGGCCGGCCACCCTGCGGGTTCTTGGGGGAACTCACGTACGAATCTCCAGTAGTCCGGTGACTGTGGGCAGTCCTCGATTGCGTCGGGCGGTGGGCACAGCTGTCGGCTTCCTACTCACTGGCGGTACGCCGGCGGGGCGAGCGGGACGAGGAGGACCTCGGCCGCTTCGGCGCCGGGACCGCACCGAGAACGTAGGACTGGACCAGATGGTTCCAGCTGCATGTGCGGCACACCTCGACCACGTGCACCGAGAATTCCTCCTCGGTGGCGGCCAACCGAACCAGCTCCTCGGGTGTCCGGGCCGAACCCGACACGGGGCCCAGCTTGTCGCCGAACACCCAGGACACGAGGGTCAGTTCTTCCTTGCGGCAGATCGGGCACTTGACCGAACTGCCACGGCCGTGGAACTTGGCCGCGCGCAGGAGGTAAGGGCTCGCGTCGCAGACTTCACTGACGCCGGTCCGCCCCGAGTAGACCTCGGCGAGCAGAGACCGGCGCTGCAGCGCGTAGTCCACGACCTGCCGCTGTATCCGCACGGAGACCAGAGTACGTGCGCCCGCCGACCACAGGGTGGAGCGGGAGTAGCCGCACGTGGGGACCGACACAAGGCCTTGACATGCCTCCCGCGCGGTGCCGAGCAGGATGCGCCCCGCACCGGAAGGTTTCCTAGGATCACTCGGGTGCCTCCCCAGCCGAACGCCACCACCCGCGCACGGGACATCGACCGTGCCCAGACGTGCGGCCTGCTCGACGCCGGATACAGCGAGGGGCAGCTCGACCCCACCGAATACCAGACCCGCACCTCCGCCGCCATGAAGGCCAAGACGCTGGGCGAACTGCGCGGCCTCGTCGCGGACCTGCAGATTCCCGATCACCTTCTGGAAGCCATCCGCCCGCCGGCCCAGTCCGCAGGCCACCGTCCGGCGCTGCGTCGCCTCGCCGCGGTCGCTGCCGCGGCGCTCGTGGTCGTCGGCGGCATCGTCTACGTCACCACCCGCGGGGACGACGGGGGATCCGAGGGGGGCGATGTCGTCGCGGTGCCGCAGGCACCGGTGCCGCTGCCGATTACGTCGGGGGAACCGGCCGCGATCACGGTCACGCCGCTCGACACCCTCACAGCCGACGGCATCGCGGAGTTCCTGCGGCAATTCGAAGTCAAGTTCGGCGACCGAAGCGTCGACGAGCTCAACCTCTATCGGCACTTCGCCGATTTCGCCCGAGGACTGCCGGACCAGCCGCACCTCGCCCAGAAGTGGCGATACCAAGGCGGATTCAAGCCGTCGGGATCGCCGTCCAATCGTGCCTCCGATACAACGCCGCTCGACCTCGCCGACCTCGATGTCGGCGAGTTGCTCGGTCGGGCGCCCGCGCTACTGAACGTCCCGGCGGGCTCCGTCGACCACATTGTGGTGCGACCTGAGCCGATCACCGCCGTTCCCCAGGTCCTGGTCTACGTGGAGGACAGCGCCAAACGCTCCGGGCACCTGTACGCGACGCTCGGCGGTGAGGTCACCGAGGCCGTTCCGTTCGAGGGGGCCTGAGGTGACGAACGTGCGGGGAACGACCGTCGACTCGATGCGCCTGCGCGCCCGTGACAGCGACCGGCAGGTGGTGTGCGGCGTCCTCGACGACGCCTTCGGGAA is part of the Rhodococcus sp. SGAir0479 genome and encodes:
- a CDS encoding single-stranded DNA-binding protein gives rise to the protein MAGDTVITVIGNLTADPELRFTPAGAAVANFTVASTPRTFDRQTNEWKDGEALFLRCNIWREAAENVAESLTRGSRVIVSGRLKQRSYETREGEKRTVVELEVDEIGPSLRYATAKVNKANRGGGGGGFGGSSGGSGGGRPASNNFSQGGDDPWGSAPQAGSFGGSQGSDDEPPF
- the rplI gene encoding 50S ribosomal protein L9, translated to MKLILTADVDNLGAPGDTVEVKDGYGRNFLLPRGLAIVATRGAQKQVEGIRRAQDARAVRGLDHAKELKAAIEGLEDVSLSVKTAGDSGKLFGSVTAADVAGALKAAGGPVVDKRSLELPKAHIKSTGKHQIVVNLHPEVAAKFNLNVVAA
- the rpsR gene encoding 30S ribosomal protein S18; translated protein: MPKPPLRDKVMKKKVCTFCKEKNTQIDYKDTTLLRKYVSDRGKIRARRVTGNCVQHQRDIAVAVKNSREVALLPYVSTAR
- the dnaB gene encoding replicative DNA helicase, which gives rise to MAVVDDRGHSEYPGPPEEPSEEFGRQPPHDMVAEQSVLGGMLLSKDAIADVLEVLRPGDFYRPAHQSVYDAILDLYSRGEPADPVTVSAELDRRGELRRIGGAPYLVTLTQTVPTAANAAYYAEIVAEKSILRRLVDAGTRIVQYGYAGSDGQDVAEVVDRAQAEIFEVTERRTTEDFLPLEELLQPTMDEIDSIASRGGISLGVPTGFSELDEITNGLHAGQMIIVAARPGVGKSTIGMDFMRSCSIKHGMASVIFSLEMSKTEIVMRLLSAEAKIKLSDMRSGKMSDDDWTRLARRMSEISEAPMFIDDSPNLTMMEIRAKARRLKQKHNIRLIVIDYLQLMSSGKKVESRQQEVSEFSRSLKLLAKELEVPVIAICQLNRGPEQRTDKRPQVSDLRESGSLEQDADMVMLLHRPDAFERDDPRGGEADIILGKHRGGPTATITVAHQLHYSRFVDMARG
- a CDS encoding DUF2752 domain-containing protein, which translates into the protein MTTLPPPHGTARRLAAPIAVLAAAAATCGFVAWADPTTPGGVLPACPTKALLGIDCPGCGGTRMLYALVHLDIPNALRYNAVGVAALVVAVAAYGVWAWGRLRARPVRTGRRPRWAPPAVLVVLAVWFVVRNIPVEPFTALRI
- a CDS encoding GAF and ANTAR domain-containing protein; amino-acid sequence: MSEGQLVRALREVAEALAPGFDTVDVLRILTDRTVELVGIDAAGILLADERGRLESVACTSEAVCTLEKLELEDAGGPCYDCFTTGRPLVNLARDTASARWPRFQHLSGTVGFGAVHAVPLQLGDRVIGSLNMCCIAPGRLRAEDVETTRALVRIAAVGLLHQRTARSAQEEAAQLRHALTSRVVIEQAKGMLARGVGCTPTEAFDVLRRYAAPTADRSTTSRRRSSTARCIRRRLPAERHLQAPVGPRARSPGACGGGRTYPRAMSTKRE
- a CDS encoding glycosyltransferase 87 family protein; translation: MRTEARVRAGTMAAVVTACLFALVVAYLGKARCAGPPFAPDGRSLIFDRIKDSDVCYSDIQLLWLGRGLDLHLPPYSGGITPAGLLVPGTVEYPVLSGSLMWLGALGAHTDATFLLHSALLLAPFGLLTAWLLGRLAGRAALLWAASPPLLLYAFHNWELPVVAVAVAAIAVVTSRRWSVRTRGVLAAVLLGIGFCLKLYPGLFVLPLALFVLTAGGVRDRRDVRGALAVLGSAAATVVAINVPFAVADAAGWRASFTFQQQRQADITSNSIWYWGLRPLMGGGIRGSDAYHQVVGVVSPMLLCAALGLALWWGWKEFERRDVYPWIGVSGAMLCAFMLLHKVHSPQYTLWLLPFLVLQRVPWGLVGAYLAADLAVGIGIFRWFDALTRSGDTTTELVVRLGVWSQAALLLVFFCLLVRAPLRRAPAPPLPPKVTVPGRASDAHTRDLYAAAGTVRRPEPGPLE
- the rpsF gene encoding 30S ribosomal protein S6, with protein sequence MRHYELMVILDPSLDERTVAPSLDTFLNVVRKDGGSVDKVDVWGKRRLAYEIAKNAEGIYAVIDLTAEPATVNELDRQLGLNESVLRTKVLRHGK